From Penicillium psychrofluorescens genome assembly, chromosome: 1, one genomic window encodes:
- a CDS encoding uncharacterized protein (ID:PFLUO_001935-T1.cds;~source:funannotate) encodes MTATSLVMQNRRGNNVSAKRTLRLPIIAPKEEIIDTTSFSKAIGKASLIAPRIRLPPRSRTGCWTCRSRKVKCDEGHPQCNQCARLGHICDYRPRLAFRDDTPRIMGRMADVQTAGNIVWDLTSPTPSDDRSDYFCLGDDSLPPFSLLTTDEERERKAEATSPGTYHVVVVPDSFSTLPEYADDGTEKTKPRSSGESQRSADISPLSLNLNGLKCENVSNDDPNLVILKTFEDATRRSSSIGRISRVSPTSEISDPLCSLSLSPIIVSLPSEGDIEDDIKPQLLGDLHIDPHNDYYNEDTMLFAHFRDVVWRQLFPTAHGVGDPHWSEGHGSTLSVDLIEREAAHFPPLSHAIRAVSALSLSLTGAVQHLDALQYYQQAFPSLQTSLRNNDDLVSDGLFLTHFLLLIYEVAAAEPHGSNLWSHHISRLLHISFLRRDRFGREPHPFVLWWVCHIDLYALLSGAGTGEFVRAVIDHQMLPSSDCLLSPSAPEGYSVIYGDESNSLPTLMRLYYDSFMLAARLGFLASRLRHDKQNLPYADFDPRSEELGQLRQSFGRLWEAPDVAFCHRHQDSLPTRSRDLMQQSIALFHVCHLFSYSSMWPAQRLESEFSTDGEIDHHASEILRIAEQAAHAQRADRRFLIFPLFLAGATASASGLKMMAMELMSNMEDEEEMGRNAATTRAILQVVYERQLERLMRVGHTMDVDWVELMAQERLHMVNFGF; translated from the exons ATGACGGCGACCAGCCTGGTAATGCAAAACCGGCGGGGCAATAATGTCTCCGCGAAGCGCACCTTGCGACTGCCCATCATTGCGCCCAAGGAGGAAATCATCGATACAACGTCCTTCAGCAAAGCCATCGGCAAGGCCAGTCTGATCGCTCCCCGCATCCGCCTgccgccgcgctcgaggacGGGTTGCTG GACGTGTCGG AGTCGAAAGGTCAAGTGCGATGAAGGCCATCCACAATGCAAT CAATGTGCTCGACTAGGTCATATCTGCGACTACCGACCACGACTCGCCTTCCGCGATGATACTCCGCGTATCATGGGTCGCATGGCAGACGTACAAACAGCGGGCAACATTGTCTGGGATC TTACCTCCCCTACCCCCAGCGATGACCGATCAGATTATTTCTGCTTGGGCGACGATTCGCTCCCGCCCTTTTCGCTACTCACGACCGATGAGGAGCGGGAAAGGAAAGCAGAAGCTACTAGCCCGGGAACGTACCATGTGGTGGTCGTCCCGGACAGTTTCTCTACTCTGCCAGAGTATGCAGATGACGGCACAGAGAAGACGAAACCAAGATCCTCGGGTGAGTCCCAGCGGTCTGCCGACATCAGTCCCCTCAGTCTCAATCTCAATGGACTCAAATGCGAGAACGTGTCAAACGATGACCCCAATTTGGTGATCTTGAAGACATTTGAAGATGCCACGCGGCGCTCGTCGTCCATCGGCAGAATCTCGCGAGTCTCGCCCACTTCGGAGATTTCCGATCCACTCTGCTCTCTCTCGTTGTCGCCTATAATCGTCTCTCTCCCCTCAGAGGGTGATATTGAAGACGATATCAAACCTCAACTTCTCGGAGATCTACACATTGACCCGCACAATGACTATTACAATGAAGATACCATGCTCTTCGCCCACTTCCGCGACGTGGTGTGGAGACAGTTGTTTCCGACTGCTCATGGGGTCGGCGATCCGCATTGGTCTGAGGGCCATGGATCGACCTTGAGCGTGGATTTGATCGAGCGAGAAGCAGCACATTTCCCTCCA CTTTCTCACGCAATCAGAGCTGTGTCGGCTCTTAGCCTGTCGCTCACTGGTGCAGTCCAGCATCTTGACGCGCTGCAGTACTACCAGCAAGCCTTCCCATCACTCCAGACCAGCTTGCGGAACAATGACGATCTCGTCTCGGATGGGCTGTTCCTGACCCACTTCCTGCTTCTGATCTACGAAGTCGCAGCCGCCGAGCCTCACGGTTCTAACCTCTGGTCCCACCATATCTCCCGATTACTCCAcatctcttttcttcggcgggACAGATTTGGAAGAGAGCCGCATCCTTTCGTGCTCTGGTGGGTCTGTCATATCGACTTGTATGCTCTCCTCAGCGGGGCTGGGACGGGCGAGTTTGTGCGAGCCGTCATCGATCACCAGATGCTTCCGAGCTCCGACTGTCTTCTCTCCCCTTCTGCGCCGGAGGGTTACAGTGTGATCTATGGCGACGAGAGTAATAGTTTGCCTACTCTGATGCGTCTATACTACGACTCGTTTATGCTCGCCGCTCGACTTGGGTTCTTGGCTTCTCGGCTCCGCCACGATAAGCAGAATCTGCCCTATGCGGACTTCGATCCTCGCTCCGAGGAGCTTGGCCAGTTGCGGCAGTCCTTTGGACGGCTTTGGGAGGCGCCTGATGTGGCTTTTTGCCATCGGCACCAAGACAGCCTTCCCACTCGGTCTCGGGATTTGATGCAGCAG TCGATTGCGCTCTTCCATGTCTGCCACTTGTTTTCCTACAGCAGCATGTGGCCCGCGCAGCGTCTGGAGTCCGAGTTCTCGAccgacggcgagatcgacCATCACGCCTCggagatcttgcgcatcGCTGAACAAGCCGCACACGCTCAACGGGCCGATCGGAGATTTTTGATCTTCCcgctcttcttggccggTGCTACTGCGTCCGCCAGCGGcctgaagatgatggcgatggagtTGATGAGTAacatggaagatgaggaggagatgggTCGGAACGCGGCAACCACGCGCGCCATCCTCCAGGTGGTCTACGAGCGACAACTCGAGCGCCTGATGCGTGTGGGCCACACGATGGATGTCGACTGGGTGGAGTTGATGGCCCAGGAACGGCTTCATATGGTGAACTTTGGATTTTAA